Proteins encoded by one window of Lates calcarifer isolate ASB-BC8 linkage group LG5, TLL_Latcal_v3, whole genome shotgun sequence:
- the cdkn2a/b gene encoding cyclin-dependent kinase 4 inhibitor B, giving the protein MTLGDDLTTAAAKGNTAAVEFLLQEGAEVNGVNCFGRTALQVMMMGSTPVAKVLLTHGANPNVVDCSTGDTPLHDAARTGYLDTVRLLVEYGADPQARDNKDCRPIDLAAKYGREDVVAFLESL; this is encoded by the exons ATGACTCTCGGGGATGATCTGACAACAGCCGCGGCGAAGGGGAACACGGCAGCTGTGGAGTTTCTTCTGCAGGAAGGAGCTGAAGTTAACGGGGTGAACTGTTTCGGACGAACCGCTCTGCAG gtgatgatgatggggaGTACGCCTGTGGCTAAGGTGTTACTGACGCACGGAGCTAATCCCAACGTGGTGGACTGCAGCACCGGGGACACCCCGCTGCACGACGCGGCCAGGACCGGTTATCTGGACACTGTGCGGCTGTTGGTGGAATACGGGGCTGACCCACAGGCCAGGGACAATAAAGACTGTCGGCCTATTGATTTGGCCGCAAAATACGGCCGTGAAGATGTGGTAGCTTTCCTGGAGTCTCTGTAA